The following proteins are co-located in the Pomacea canaliculata isolate SZHN2017 linkage group LG8, ASM307304v1, whole genome shotgun sequence genome:
- the LOC112570108 gene encoding uncharacterized protein LOC112570108, whose translation MDCDVHLVGHGIEPATDVNQTLPSVSSMKEVNNLETLLVDSCILLQQGAKHASHAENLLDISTGCHAASVSGRCVLTVFANVTDAPAISAIFVLCSIMERLWREHFVLGAIDSLFIKLLCLSHLCLKCSVFA comes from the exons ATGGACTGTGATGTGCACTTGGTTGGTCATGGAATAGAACCTGCTACAGATGTTAATCAGACTTTGCCTTCAGTGTCATCTATGAAAGAAGTTAATAATTTGGAGACCTTGCTTGTGGATTCATGCATCCTACTTCAGCAGGGGGCAAAG CATGCCAGTCATGCAGAAAACCTCTTGGATATCAGCACTGGATGTCATGCAGCTTCTGTGAGCGGCAGGTGTGTGCTGACTGTGTTCGCCAATGTGACAGATGCACCAGCGATTTCTGCCATTTTTGTTCTGTGCTcaa TTATGGAGAGGCTATGGAGAGAGCATTTTGTCTTGGGTGCAATAGATAGCTTGTTTATTAAACTATTATGCTTGTCACATCTTTGTCTAAAGTGTTCTGTATTTGCTTag
- the LOC112570327 gene encoding alpha-ketoglutarate-dependent dioxygenase alkB homolog 6-like isoform X1 encodes MNFNLENFRVKNAPSTIYYIPDFITEEEEKILLNKVYNAPCTKWTVLSHRRLQNWGGLPGPKGMVAEDLPVWLKSYGDQISELGIFEGKVPNHVLVNEYEPGQGIMPHEDGPAFYPTVSTISLGSHTLLDFYYHLNHSEAEIACGLQLNSAITPADTIIVPAKGGVSEESVSQQPCLGTDVPASLVENSSHSEKERETQLLTETSFENRHFLSLLLQPRSLVVVQDDMYKSHLHGIREAREDVITEHVANLHMVPEVSLGDTLRRHTRVSLTMRFVPKIFKAKLILGKR; translated from the exons ATGAATTTTAACTTGGAAAATTTCAGGGTGAAGAAT GCACCCAGTACGATCTATTACATCCCTGACTTTATaacagaagaagaggagaaaatcCTTTTGAACAAAGTCTACAATGCACCATGCACGAAGTGGACGGTGTTATCACACAGGCGACTTCAAAACTGGG GGGGCTTACCTGGGCCAAAAGGAATGGTTGCAGAAGACCTACCAGTG TGGCTGAAATCCTACGGTGATCAAATTTCAGAGCTGGGAATATTTGAAGGAAAAGTCCCAAATCATGTTCTTGTAAATGAATATGAGCCTGGGCAGGGTATTATG CCACATGAAGATGGGCCAGCTTTTTATCCAACTGTCTCCACGATTAGCCTGGGATCCCACACGTTGTTAGACTTTTACTATCATTTAAATCACAGTGAAGCAGAGATTGCTTGTGGTCTACAGTTAAATTCTGCCATCACTCCAGCTGACACAATCATTGTACCAGCCAAAGGAGGTGTTTCTGAAGAGAGTGTTTCACAGCAGCCTTGTCTAGGCACTGATGTTCCTGCTAGTCTTGTTGAGAACAGCAGCCATtctgaaaaagagagagaaactcaGCTTCTTACAGAAACATCATTtgaaaacagacattttctttcattgctgcTGCAACCTCGTAGTTTAGTGGTAGTTCAGGATGATATGTATAAGAGTCATTTGCATGGTATAAGGGAAGCTCGAGAAGATGTCATAACTGAACACGTAGCCAATCTCCATATGGTACCAGAGGTGTCACTTGGAGATACATTGAGGAGACATACAAGAGTATCCCTGACTATGCGTTTTGTaccaaaaatttttaaagcaaagttaATACTTGGGAAgcgctga
- the LOC112570327 gene encoding alpha-ketoglutarate-dependent dioxygenase alkB homolog 6-like isoform X2, whose protein sequence is MHHARSGRCYHTGDFKTGGAYLGQKEWLQKTYQWYWLKSYGDQISELGIFEGKVPNHVLVNEYEPGQGIMPHEDGPAFYPTVSTISLGSHTLLDFYYHLNHSEAEIACGLQLNSAITPADTIIVPAKGGVSEESVSQQPCLGTDVPASLVENSSHSEKERETQLLTETSFENRHFLSLLLQPRSLVVVQDDMYKSHLHGIREAREDVITEHVANLHMVPEVSLGDTLRRHTRVSLTMRFVPKIFKAKLILGKR, encoded by the exons ATGCACCATGCACGAAGTGGACGGTGTTATCACACAGGCGACTTCAAAACTGGG GGGGCTTACCTGGGCCAAAAGGAATGGTTGCAGAAGACCTACCAGTGGTAT TGGCTGAAATCCTACGGTGATCAAATTTCAGAGCTGGGAATATTTGAAGGAAAAGTCCCAAATCATGTTCTTGTAAATGAATATGAGCCTGGGCAGGGTATTATG CCACATGAAGATGGGCCAGCTTTTTATCCAACTGTCTCCACGATTAGCCTGGGATCCCACACGTTGTTAGACTTTTACTATCATTTAAATCACAGTGAAGCAGAGATTGCTTGTGGTCTACAGTTAAATTCTGCCATCACTCCAGCTGACACAATCATTGTACCAGCCAAAGGAGGTGTTTCTGAAGAGAGTGTTTCACAGCAGCCTTGTCTAGGCACTGATGTTCCTGCTAGTCTTGTTGAGAACAGCAGCCATtctgaaaaagagagagaaactcaGCTTCTTACAGAAACATCATTtgaaaacagacattttctttcattgctgcTGCAACCTCGTAGTTTAGTGGTAGTTCAGGATGATATGTATAAGAGTCATTTGCATGGTATAAGGGAAGCTCGAGAAGATGTCATAACTGAACACGTAGCCAATCTCCATATGGTACCAGAGGTGTCACTTGGAGATACATTGAGGAGACATACAAGAGTATCCCTGACTATGCGTTTTGTaccaaaaatttttaaagcaaagttaATACTTGGGAAgcgctga